A stretch of DNA from Hoeflea ulvae:
CTTGAAAGAACTCAAACGTCGCATGGAAGGCGCTATCACCGCTTTCAAGAGCGATCTTGCCTCCTTGAGGACCGGACGCGCAACGCCCAACGTGCTCGACCCGGTGATGGTCGAGGCCTATGGCTCCCGCGTGCCGCTCAACCAGGTGGCCAATGTCACCGTGCCGGAGCCGCGCATGCTTGGCGTCTCGGTCTGGGACAAGCAGATGGTCGGCGCCGTCGACCGCGGCATTCGCGAAGCCAATCTGGGTCTCAACCCTATTGTCGACGGCCAGAATCTGCGCATTCCGCTGCCCGAGCTCAACGAGGAGCGCCGCAAGCAGCTCGTCAAGGTCTCGCACACCTATGCCGAAAATGCCCGCATCGCCGTCCGCAATGTCCGTCGCGACGGCATGGACGCGCTCAAGAAGGCGGAAAAGGACGGCGATATCAGCCAGGATGACAGCCGCCGCGAGTCTGACCAGGTCCAGAAGATGACCGACGAGAAGATCGGCGAGATCGATCACTTGCTCGTCGAAAAGGAAAAGGAAATCATGCAGGTTTAGGCGCGACTCACGCTACTAGTCGGGAAATGGCCAAAACAATGCGATCCACAGCCCCCCTCAATGCGCCTCGCCATGTCGCCATCATCATGGACGGCAATGGCCGCTGGGCCAATGCGCGCGGCATGCCGCGCACAGCCGGCCATCGCGCCGGTGTCGAGCGGGTGCGCGAGGCGGTGCGGACTGCTGCCGAGGCCGGGATCCAGTACCTGACCCTGTTTGCCTTTTCCTCCGAGAACTGGAACCGGCCGAAGGAAGAGGTCTCCGACCTGATGGGCATCCTGCGGTTCTTCATCCGCAGGGACCTGGCCGAACTGCACAGCGAGAATGTCCGCGTCAAGGTTCTCGGCTGCCGCCAGAACATCGAGCCCGATATCAGCGCCCTGCTGATGGAGGCCGAGGACCGGACCCGTGACAACACCGGCGTGACCTTGATGATCGCCTTCAATTACGGCGCCCGCGACGAACTCGTGCGCGCCACCCGTTCGATTGTCGCAGCCGTGACGGCCGGGCATCTCGACGCCGCCGCGATCGACGAGGCCACCTTGTCGGCCCATGTCGACACCGCCGGAATCCCCGATCCCGACCTGGTGATCCGCACCAGCGGCGAGCAGCGGCTGTCCAATTTCCTGCTGTGGCAGGCGGCCTATTCGGAATTCGTCTTCATGCCCTGCCTGTGGCCGGATTTCGACCGGGCCGCCTTTCATGATGCGCTGGCCGAATTCAGCCGCAGGGATCGCCGTTTCGGCGCGGTGCCGACGCCCAATCTGGCGGTGGGATCCTGATGTCGCGCGAGCTGCGGCTGCGGATCGTCTCGGGCATCGTCCTTGGTATCATCGTGCTGGCGGCAACCTGGGTCGGCGGCATCTGGTTCACCGGTCTTGCCGTGCTGATCATGGTGCTGATGCATTACGAGTTTTCCACAATGTCCGGCGCGCCGGCAAAGGCGCCGCTGGCCAATGCGATCGGCTGGCTAGCCGTTCTCGCCACCGCGCTCTTCGTGCTCACTTCCCTGCCGGTGATGGCGCTGGCCGCCATCTTCATCGGCGCGGCCGGTGCCGGCTTTGCCGGTTACAAGCGCGGTGCCGGGCCCTGGTCGGCAATCGCGGTGCTCTATGCCGGCTTTTCCGGGCTGGCACTGGCGGAAATCCGCGGCGAGGGCCTGTTCGGCCTGTTTGCCATGCTGTTTGTCTTCGCTATCGTCTGGTCCACCGATATTCTCGCCTATTTCTGCGGACGGGCGCTGGGCGGGCCGAAGCTGGCGCCGCGCATATCACCCGGCAAGACCTGGTCCGGCGCGATTTTCGGCGCCGCCGCAGGCGTGGGGGCGGGTGTCGGCGTGGCGCTTGCCATCCGTCACGGCGGCGGCTGGATGATCCCCATGGTGGCTCTGGTTCTCGCCGTTGCCTCCGAGATCGGCGACCTGTTCGAATCCTGGATCAAGCGCCGTTTCGGCGCCAAGGATTCCAGCCATCTCATTCCCGGCCATGGCGGCGTCATGGATCGGGTCGATGGTCTTGTCTTTGCCGCATTTGCGGCCTTCTTGTTGGGCAATCTGCTGCCGCTGTCCGACCATGCCGGCGTGGCAGACGAGCTTGCCGCAAGGTTGCTCGGGTTATAGCGGCACAGCCCGGCGGCCGGTGCCGCTTCGAACGAAGCTGACGCGGCTGCGCCTGCGTCATGAAAGGACGTCACTCCATGGAATTTTTGACAACCTCGGTTGGAAACGTTCTCAGCGCATTGCCACCGTTTCTGCTGGTGTTGACCATTGTCGTCTTCTTTCATGAACTGGGTCACTACCTGGTCGGCCGCTGGTGCGGCATCAAGGCCCAGGTCTTTTCCGTCGGCTTCGGGCCGGAGCTGATCGGCCGCAACGACCGCCACGGCACCCGCTGGAAGCTGTCGCTGATTCCGCTCGGCGGCTATGTCAAGTTTCTGGGCGACGAGAATGCCGCCAGCATGCCCTCGGGCGCCGAGGCGCAGGCCTCGGCCCAGGCGCTGCCGGAAGGCTCGTTTCCCGGAGCCTCGCTGTGGCGCCGTGCCGCCACCGTCGCCGCCGGGCCGATCGCCAATTTCATCCTCGCCATTGCCATCTTCGCAGTGATGTTTGGCACCAATGGCCGCATGATCGCCGATCCCGTCGTTGCCCAGTGTTCAGCCCGCAAGCGCTGCCGAGGCAGCCGGCGTCCTGCCCGGTGACCGCTTCGTCGCCATCGACGGCGAGCCGATCGAGATTTTTGACGATGTCCAGCGCTATGTCAGCGTCCGCCCGGAAGT
This window harbors:
- the frr gene encoding ribosome recycling factor, yielding MSEGADLKELKRRMEGAITAFKSDLASLRTGRATPNVLDPVMVEAYGSRVPLNQVANVTVPEPRMLGVSVWDKQMVGAVDRGIREANLGLNPIVDGQNLRIPLPELNEERRKQLVKVSHTYAENARIAVRNVRRDGMDALKKAEKDGDISQDDSRRESDQVQKMTDEKIGEIDHLLVEKEKEIMQV
- a CDS encoding isoprenyl transferase: MAKTMRSTAPLNAPRHVAIIMDGNGRWANARGMPRTAGHRAGVERVREAVRTAAEAGIQYLTLFAFSSENWNRPKEEVSDLMGILRFFIRRDLAELHSENVRVKVLGCRQNIEPDISALLMEAEDRTRDNTGVTLMIAFNYGARDELVRATRSIVAAVTAGHLDAAAIDEATLSAHVDTAGIPDPDLVIRTSGEQRLSNFLLWQAAYSEFVFMPCLWPDFDRAAFHDALAEFSRRDRRFGAVPTPNLAVGS
- a CDS encoding phosphatidate cytidylyltransferase, which gives rise to MSRELRLRIVSGIVLGIIVLAATWVGGIWFTGLAVLIMVLMHYEFSTMSGAPAKAPLANAIGWLAVLATALFVLTSLPVMALAAIFIGAAGAGFAGYKRGAGPWSAIAVLYAGFSGLALAEIRGEGLFGLFAMLFVFAIVWSTDILAYFCGRALGGPKLAPRISPGKTWSGAIFGAAAGVGAGVGVALAIRHGGGWMIPMVALVLAVASEIGDLFESWIKRRFGAKDSSHLIPGHGGVMDRVDGLVFAAFAAFLLGNLLPLSDHAGVADELAARLLGL